A single genomic interval of Hydractinia symbiolongicarpus strain clone_291-10 chromosome 8, HSymV2.1, whole genome shotgun sequence harbors:
- the LOC130654070 gene encoding protein FAM149B1-like isoform X3, which translates to MTKRTRTLDIHGLSKNTFEELRPLPEKPEEPYYPYPHEYNNQDVQSPEESEELSFSTSSSSNTFINGFFNESVSSVGTGGNITTGRSSAYSWGHEDEFDKKASSQVRAMFDEIDCCLFENVSHQMNDECSDWVTSFPYLRLLGNQLIPSEESGIQMISKETGPVGNKVAERNELLEDVETDAGTELSILSVNGQKVEAVNAPASAQTLSKQDISNQFNSLSHLEEEVFAIDGEIEEFIAYDNNDNEKQDPKDRKRKKHRAFPPVTPHAFIKETVLSECFDNVWVEVIGILKHLLKLYIRARAKKEMERQHANFDSNMDRFLESSLELPPSRDSYYGRHPRFPSQLRLKVGTGIFNTSSDLTALKKLITIRSVSLQHRESSVTQNMIPEEDVTLKDPVNHRPLSSTVGVFRQFPKTSTFRAAEQQFYHRMFSAKGPKRAIRLQPLQTPKTAGHVEVNNVGEVRGTRLTTSGGRQAGLTINNNNNQQLWGARNGALPPLERLGAADTTLSYQVKSPKRKNRATSAVSNDSKNPTTRDRSFHSTLPDSRPNTTQSFLNDQSFNRLKLRDSSQSLPSKTSAHTYHDNPFSTKQLLEEEPQEFDDLVLWGHGPPLISHQQPRKRKSLGGGPAR; encoded by the exons ACATGGTTTATCAAAGAATACTTTTGAAGAGCTCCGACCGCTCCCTGAAAAACCAGAAGAACCCTATTATCCATACCCACATGAATACAATAACCAGGATGTCCAAAGTCCAGAAGAGAGTGAAGAATTATCATTCAGCACTTCTTCGTCTTCGAATACATTTATTAATGGATTTTTCAATGAAAGTGTTTCCTCAGTTGGTACGGGAGGGAATATAACGACTGGACGAAGTAGTGCATATTCATGGGGACACGAAGAT GAATTCGATAAAAAGGCTTCCTCTCAAGTGCGAGCAATGTTCGATGAAATTGATTGCTGCctatttgaaaatgtttcac atCAAATGAATGACGAATGCAGTGATTGGGTGACATCATTTCCTTACTTAAG GTTGCTGGGCAATCAGTTAATTCCGAGTGAAGAATCTGGAATACAGATGATATCAAAAGAGACCGGACCTGTTGGTAACAAGGTAGCTGAAAGAAATGAATTGCTAGAAGATGTTGAGACTGATGCTGGCACCGAACTTTCTAT CTTATCAGTTAATGGGCAAAAAGTTGAAGCAGTCAATGCTCCAGCATCTGCACAAACATTGTCAAAACAAG ATATTTCAAACCAGTTCAATTCACTTTCTCATCTTGAAGAAGAAGTGTTTGCTATTGATGGCGAGATTGAAGAGTTTATAGCCTATGACAATAATGATAA TGAAAAACAAGATCCGAAAGATCGTAAACGTAAGAAGCACAGAGCGTTTCCACCTGTCACTCCTCATGCTTTCATCAAAGAAACAGTTTTAAGTGAATGCTTTGATAATGTTTGGGTAGAG GTTATTGGTATACTTAAACATTTGCTCAAGTTATATATTCGTGCCAGAGCAAAAAAAG aaatggAAAGACAACATGCTAATTTTGATTCCAACATGGATCGCTTTCTTGAGAGTTCACTCGAGCTTCCACCTTCAAGAGATAGTTACTATGGGAGACACCCTCGTTTTCCCTCACAA ctaAGGTTGAAGGTTGGAACTGGGATATTCAATACGTCTTCAGACCTTActgctttgaaaaaattaatcaCGATCAGATCAGTATCATTGCAACACAGAGAATCTTCTGTTACTCAAAATAT GATCCCTGAAGAAGATGTTACTCTTAAAGATCCAGTCAAT CACCGTCCGCTATCAAGTACAGTCGGTGTGTTCAGACAGTTTCCCAAAACGAGCACGTTTCGCGCCGCCGAACAACAGTTTTACCACAGAATGTTTTCTGCTAAAGGTCCGAAAAG AGCGATTCGTTTACAGCCACTTCAAACCCCGAAGACTGCTGGACACGTG GAGGTAAACAACGTGGGTGAGGTTCGTGGTACCCGACTGACAACTTCTGGTGGCAGACAAGCTGGATTGaccattaacaacaacaacaaccaacaACTGTG GGGTGCTCGAAACGGTGCGCTACCTCCACTAGAGAGATTAGGAGCTGCCGACACCACTTTGTCATATCAAGTTAAAAGTCCG AAACGTAAAAATCGAGCAACAAGTGCCGTGAGTAACGATTCTAA AAATCCAACAACGCGGGATAGATCATTTCATTCAACGCTGCCTGACTCTAGACCGAACACTACCCAATCATTTCTT aacgACCAATCGTTTAACAGACTTAAACTTCGCGACTCATCACAAAGCTTACCGTCTAAAACATCTGCGCACACTTACCACGACAATCCTTTCTCAACTAAACAATTATTAGAGGAGGAGCCTCAGGAATTCGATGATCTTGTGTTATGGG gtCACGGCCCACCTCTTATTTCTCACCAACAACCAAGAAAACGAAAATCGCTTGGA
- the LOC130654070 gene encoding protein FAM149B1-like isoform X2 has product MTRLVGTEKMLRTSSMNRGSHRYPSLVLHGHGLSKNTFEELRPLPEKPEEPYYPYPHEYNNQDVQSPEESEELSFSTSSSSNTFINGFFNESVSSVGTGGNITTGRSSAYSWGHEDEFDKKASSQVRAMFDEIDCCLFENVSHQMNDECSDWVTSFPYLRLLGNQLIPSEESGIQMISKETGPVGNKVAERNELLEDVETDAGTELSILSVNGQKVEAVNAPASAQTLSKQDISNQFNSLSHLEEEVFAIDGEIEEFIAYDNNDNEKQDPKDRKRKKHRAFPPVTPHAFIKETVLSECFDNVWVEVIGILKHLLKLYIRARAKKEMERQHANFDSNMDRFLESSLELPPSRDSYYGRHPRFPSQLRLKVGTGIFNTSSDLTALKKLITIRSVSLQHRESSVTQNMIPEEDVTLKDPVNHRPLSSTVGVFRQFPKTSTFRAAEQQFYHRMFSAKGPKRAIRLQPLQTPKTAGHVEVNNVGEVRGTRLTTSGGRQAGLTINNNNNQQLWGARNGALPPLERLGAADTTLSYQVKSPKRKNRATSAVSNDSKNPTTRDRSFHSTLPDSRPNTTQSFLNDQSFNRLKLRDSSQSLPSKTSAHTYHDNPFSTKQLLEEEPQEFDDLVLWGHGPPLISHQQPRKRKSLGGGPAR; this is encoded by the exons ATGACACGCTTAGTTGGTACTGAGAAAATGCTGAGAACGTCGTCAATGAATAGAGGAAGTCATAGATATCCTTCACTTGTACTGCATGG ACATGGTTTATCAAAGAATACTTTTGAAGAGCTCCGACCGCTCCCTGAAAAACCAGAAGAACCCTATTATCCATACCCACATGAATACAATAACCAGGATGTCCAAAGTCCAGAAGAGAGTGAAGAATTATCATTCAGCACTTCTTCGTCTTCGAATACATTTATTAATGGATTTTTCAATGAAAGTGTTTCCTCAGTTGGTACGGGAGGGAATATAACGACTGGACGAAGTAGTGCATATTCATGGGGACACGAAGAT GAATTCGATAAAAAGGCTTCCTCTCAAGTGCGAGCAATGTTCGATGAAATTGATTGCTGCctatttgaaaatgtttcac atCAAATGAATGACGAATGCAGTGATTGGGTGACATCATTTCCTTACTTAAG GTTGCTGGGCAATCAGTTAATTCCGAGTGAAGAATCTGGAATACAGATGATATCAAAAGAGACCGGACCTGTTGGTAACAAGGTAGCTGAAAGAAATGAATTGCTAGAAGATGTTGAGACTGATGCTGGCACCGAACTTTCTAT CTTATCAGTTAATGGGCAAAAAGTTGAAGCAGTCAATGCTCCAGCATCTGCACAAACATTGTCAAAACAAG ATATTTCAAACCAGTTCAATTCACTTTCTCATCTTGAAGAAGAAGTGTTTGCTATTGATGGCGAGATTGAAGAGTTTATAGCCTATGACAATAATGATAA TGAAAAACAAGATCCGAAAGATCGTAAACGTAAGAAGCACAGAGCGTTTCCACCTGTCACTCCTCATGCTTTCATCAAAGAAACAGTTTTAAGTGAATGCTTTGATAATGTTTGGGTAGAG GTTATTGGTATACTTAAACATTTGCTCAAGTTATATATTCGTGCCAGAGCAAAAAAAG aaatggAAAGACAACATGCTAATTTTGATTCCAACATGGATCGCTTTCTTGAGAGTTCACTCGAGCTTCCACCTTCAAGAGATAGTTACTATGGGAGACACCCTCGTTTTCCCTCACAA ctaAGGTTGAAGGTTGGAACTGGGATATTCAATACGTCTTCAGACCTTActgctttgaaaaaattaatcaCGATCAGATCAGTATCATTGCAACACAGAGAATCTTCTGTTACTCAAAATAT GATCCCTGAAGAAGATGTTACTCTTAAAGATCCAGTCAAT CACCGTCCGCTATCAAGTACAGTCGGTGTGTTCAGACAGTTTCCCAAAACGAGCACGTTTCGCGCCGCCGAACAACAGTTTTACCACAGAATGTTTTCTGCTAAAGGTCCGAAAAG AGCGATTCGTTTACAGCCACTTCAAACCCCGAAGACTGCTGGACACGTG GAGGTAAACAACGTGGGTGAGGTTCGTGGTACCCGACTGACAACTTCTGGTGGCAGACAAGCTGGATTGaccattaacaacaacaacaaccaacaACTGTG GGGTGCTCGAAACGGTGCGCTACCTCCACTAGAGAGATTAGGAGCTGCCGACACCACTTTGTCATATCAAGTTAAAAGTCCG AAACGTAAAAATCGAGCAACAAGTGCCGTGAGTAACGATTCTAA AAATCCAACAACGCGGGATAGATCATTTCATTCAACGCTGCCTGACTCTAGACCGAACACTACCCAATCATTTCTT aacgACCAATCGTTTAACAGACTTAAACTTCGCGACTCATCACAAAGCTTACCGTCTAAAACATCTGCGCACACTTACCACGACAATCCTTTCTCAACTAAACAATTATTAGAGGAGGAGCCTCAGGAATTCGATGATCTTGTGTTATGGG gtCACGGCCCACCTCTTATTTCTCACCAACAACCAAGAAAACGAAAATCGCTTGGA